A stretch of Fundicoccus culcitae DNA encodes these proteins:
- a CDS encoding carbohydrate ABC transporter permease — MEQTKRPNHSVTTATVLSLFPGLGQIYNKQLAKGLIFIAVALLFIYENYVFGADAIRGFITLGDTPMVDHSLFMMIRGTIQIIVIIIFLIFYIFNLIDARKIAKRWQDGLPVGTTVQQLFKSIYENGFPYLLIIPAYIFMAFAIVFPVMVTIFMAFMNYDFQNMPPANLLDWVGLQNFRDIFFLSSYRSAFVSVFSWTIIWTVCATTLQIVLGIFTAVVLNQKFIKGRRFFGVIYLLPWAVPAFITILSFSNMFNDSLGAINTQVIPFLNNIPFVNIGRIAWKTNAYWTKVAIILIQGWLGFPYIYVMVTSILQSISEDLYEAARIDGAGPIKQFQHITLPAIFSVAAPVFVTQYTGNFNNFSMIYLFNNGGPGSVGGGAGATDILISWIYKLTTNTTPQFSVAAALTLIISVIVISFSLIVFKKTNAFNMEDV, encoded by the coding sequence ATGGAACAAACCAAAAGACCCAATCATAGTGTGACAACAGCTACTGTTTTATCTCTATTCCCTGGGTTAGGACAAATATATAACAAACAATTGGCCAAAGGCCTTATTTTTATTGCTGTTGCACTATTATTTATTTATGAAAATTATGTTTTCGGTGCCGATGCCATTCGTGGTTTTATCACTTTGGGCGATACGCCGATGGTCGATCATTCGTTGTTTATGATGATTCGCGGGACGATTCAAATTATTGTCATCATCATCTTTTTAATTTTTTATATCTTTAATCTAATTGATGCACGAAAAATCGCTAAGCGGTGGCAAGACGGATTACCCGTTGGGACCACTGTTCAACAATTATTTAAATCCATTTATGAAAATGGCTTTCCTTATTTATTAATTATTCCGGCTTATATATTTATGGCGTTTGCGATTGTCTTTCCTGTCATGGTCACAATTTTCATGGCCTTTATGAACTATGATTTTCAAAATATGCCCCCAGCAAACTTATTGGATTGGGTGGGATTACAAAACTTTAGAGATATCTTCTTCTTAAGTTCTTACCGTTCGGCCTTCGTTTCAGTGTTCTCATGGACAATCATTTGGACCGTCTGTGCAACGACCTTACAAATCGTTTTAGGTATTTTTACGGCTGTCGTCTTAAATCAGAAATTTATTAAAGGTAGACGTTTCTTTGGTGTTATCTATCTATTGCCATGGGCTGTTCCAGCCTTTATTACAATTTTGAGCTTTTCGAATATGTTTAATGATTCTTTAGGGGCTATCAATACACAAGTTATTCCGTTTTTAAATAATATTCCCTTTGTAAATATTGGACGGATTGCTTGGAAAACCAATGCATACTGGACAAAAGTTGCGATTATTTTGATTCAAGGTTGGCTTGGATTCCCTTATATTTATGTAATGGTTACCAGTATCTTGCAATCTATTTCTGAGGATTTATACGAAGCAGCTCGGATTGACGGTGCTGGACCGATTAAACAATTCCAACATATTACATTACCAGCGATCTTTTCCGTCGCTGCACCAGTTTTTGTTACGCAATATACCGGGAACTTTAATAACTTCTCCATGATTTACCTCTTTAATAATGGGGGGCCGGGAAGTGTGGGTGGAGGAGCCGGAGCCACCGATATCTTAATCTCCTGGATTTATAAGTTAACAACGAATACGACACCGCAATTCTCTGTCGCTGCCGCGTTGACCTTGATTATTTCGGTCATTGTTATCTCGTTCTCACTGATTGTCTTCAAGAAAACAAATGCATTTAATATGGAGGATGTATAA
- a CDS encoding sugar ABC transporter permease, which translates to MNKTFTTSKMKKFAGRFFTYFYLIVLAVVIIYPLLVTASSAFQPGNITAFRLNLDSIWTLDNFRRLFNETLYLTWYKNTLIVAVSTMVAQVTIVTLAGYAYSRYRFVGRKQSLMFFLIIQMVPTMSALTAFFVMALLLDAINEYWFLTFLYIGGGIPMNTWLMKGYFDTVPYELDESAKLDGAGHFRIFWQINLPLVRPMIAVQALWAFMGPFGDYMLSRFLLRSQEFYTVAPGLQTFISDTRNQKVALFAAGAILIAVPIAVLFFFLQKNFVSGLVAGGTKG; encoded by the coding sequence ATGAATAAAACATTTACAACATCCAAAATGAAGAAATTTGCCGGTCGTTTCTTTACCTATTTCTATTTAATAGTCTTAGCGGTGGTTATTATTTATCCTTTATTGGTAACTGCTAGCTCAGCTTTCCAACCAGGAAATATCACTGCTTTCCGGTTAAATTTAGATTCTATTTGGACTTTAGATAACTTCAGACGTCTTTTTAATGAAACCTTATACTTAACTTGGTATAAAAACACCTTAATCGTGGCCGTTTCGACGATGGTGGCACAAGTAACGATCGTAACGCTAGCCGGTTATGCCTACAGTCGTTATCGATTTGTTGGGCGAAAACAGAGTTTGATGTTTTTCTTAATCATTCAAATGGTCCCAACCATGTCAGCCTTGACTGCCTTCTTTGTTATGGCGCTTCTATTAGATGCGATTAACGAATATTGGTTCTTGACCTTCCTATATATTGGTGGCGGGATTCCAATGAATACTTGGTTAATGAAAGGTTATTTTGACACTGTACCGTATGAACTGGATGAATCGGCCAAATTAGATGGAGCAGGGCACTTTAGAATTTTCTGGCAAATTAACTTGCCACTGGTAAGACCGATGATTGCAGTACAAGCCCTATGGGCCTTTATGGGACCATTTGGGGACTACATGTTATCTCGTTTCCTCCTTCGTTCACAAGAATTCTATACCGTGGCCCCAGGGTTACAAACCTTTATTAGTGACACCAGAAACCAAAAGGTTGCCCTATTTGCCGCAGGAGCCATTCTGATTGCCGTTCCAATCGCCGTCTTGTTCTTCTTCTTGCAGAAAAACTTTGTGTCTGGTTTAGTTGCCGGAGGAACCAAAGGCTAA
- a CDS encoding IS4 family transposase, with protein sequence MSRFAKITFNHLKEAIQSVCQNRADHVYQPDVDFTRNRKLTMPVVIESVIKFGAESLNNELFRLWNNHTETPTPSAFVQARSKLKVSAFKEVFHRFNQTLDNIKTFKGYRLLAHDGSDLPLPQNVTDHDNHYKDEKATGYNMVHLNFLYDLLNKQFLDVDIQKSRQSDERASLIQMAKTIKTNIPSIFIADRGYPSYNVFAHLQELQHKYVIRCKDLNDRDFVRKSDVPDTDEYDTIVSLKIARSRIKAYTEDPSFRFLAYTSKFDFLERGSKNYYELTLRVVRFKLSENTYQCLITNLDESFTSNDLKELYHLRWGIETALCVSAQ encoded by the coding sequence ATGTCACGTTTCGCTAAAATTACTTTTAATCACTTGAAGGAAGCCATTCAATCCGTATGTCAAAACCGAGCAGACCACGTGTACCAGCCTGATGTTGATTTTACACGAAATCGCAAATTAACGATGCCAGTTGTTATTGAATCAGTGATTAAGTTTGGTGCGGAAAGTCTTAATAATGAATTATTTAGGCTTTGGAACAATCATACCGAGACACCAACCCCATCAGCTTTTGTTCAAGCACGTTCAAAACTAAAAGTGAGTGCATTTAAAGAAGTATTTCATCGATTTAATCAAACCTTAGATAACATCAAAACATTTAAAGGCTATCGATTGCTTGCCCATGATGGCTCTGATTTACCTTTACCTCAGAATGTGACAGACCATGATAATCATTATAAAGATGAGAAAGCGACGGGTTATAATATGGTCCATTTAAATTTTCTATATGATTTATTAAATAAACAGTTTCTTGATGTAGATATTCAGAAAAGTCGACAATCGGATGAGCGTGCTAGCCTCATACAAATGGCCAAAACAATAAAAACGAATATTCCAAGTATCTTCATAGCTGATCGAGGGTATCCTTCCTACAATGTGTTTGCGCATCTTCAAGAACTGCAACACAAATACGTCATTCGATGCAAAGATTTAAATGACAGGGATTTTGTGCGAAAATCCGACGTGCCAGATACAGATGAATACGATACGATTGTTTCTCTAAAGATAGCTCGTTCACGAATTAAAGCATATACAGAAGATCCATCGTTTCGTTTTCTAGCTTATACATCTAAGTTTGATTTTTTAGAACGCGGTAGCAAGAATTATTATGAATTAACTTTGCGAGTTGTTCGATTCAAGCTGAGCGAAAACACTTACCAATGTTTAATAACCAATCTTGATGAGAGCTTTACATCAAATGACTTAAAAGAATTATACCATTTACGGTGGGGAATTGAGACAGCTTTATGTGTAAGCGCCCAATAG
- the tnpB gene encoding IS66 family insertion sequence element accessory protein TnpB (TnpB, as the term is used for proteins encoded by IS66 family insertion elements, is considered an accessory protein, since TnpC, encoded by a neighboring gene, is a DDE family transposase.) codes for MIDFTVPETLYLMPRYSPANQDRQRLCTLIQSSSAFKPDHTAAYLFCNSRRNILRIIYWDGFRFTDLVYRLERGGFVWPYTEPKFMEISLQQLERLLRGDTLNPPLETSYIFNK; via the coding sequence ATGATTGACTTTACAGTTCCTGAAACACTTTATCTCATGCCTCGTTATTCGCCAGCTAACCAAGATCGCCAACGTCTATGCACTTTGATTCAATCTAGTTCTGCTTTTAAACCTGATCATACCGCAGCCTATCTTTTTTGTAATTCTCGAAGAAACATTCTGCGAATCATCTATTGGGACGGTTTTAGATTTACTGACTTAGTTTATCGATTGGAACGAGGGGGATTCGTTTGGCCATACACCGAACCAAAATTTATGGAAATTTCTCTTCAACAATTAGAACGTCTTTTACGAGGTGATACCTTGAACCCGCCTTTAGAAACCTCTTATATTTTCAACAAATAA
- the tnpC gene encoding IS66 family transposase, giving the protein MTENELIGLEIPEILEKFNQLESELEAANIKIELMRQDLATYQIMTYSPRRETMISEGQTNLFTDPSEDISEVISHEEYSKPEPPVVEKSEKKTTKGSKPREKSVGRKDEILNQYVQEDVYHYLPDEEQVCHDCHHPLKLIGPAQVQQELVFVPAHFKCVNHHQMSYKCDHCSSQADKDQFVKSELPSLPFVNSFGSASVVAETIYQKYELKVPAYRQENHWRKLLLPLSRTTICRWHIKACEYYLGFIYRALHDEILMHDIAHMDETTFRVLESDKQQTFYWILQSSQHHDHKVVYFSHQDGRGSDKFKEVIGSFEGTIHCDMYAVYRSADESTENLELAGCWAHLRRKFFEASRVSKGLPKTTADEILTMINTIFRKEREWKELSIEERFKKRQFILKRLMDNLFNYIDQCAANTILKDKLSKAFSYAKEYKAYFYNVLKDGRLELSNNAAERSIRTVVMGRNNYKFAATFNGAQAGAVILSLIETAKLHGLDAKQYIQYLLTHLPNESDLATATLDQYMPWSNEIKEACSAQTVIGDVVEEKTA; this is encoded by the coding sequence ATGACCGAAAACGAACTTATTGGACTAGAAATTCCAGAAATTTTAGAAAAATTTAACCAATTAGAATCCGAACTTGAAGCTGCGAATATAAAGATTGAACTCATGCGTCAAGACCTCGCAACCTATCAAATAATGACTTATAGCCCTCGAAGAGAAACGATGATTTCGGAAGGACAAACGAATCTCTTCACGGATCCTTCCGAAGATATCTCGGAAGTTATCTCTCATGAGGAATATTCTAAACCAGAGCCCCCAGTTGTAGAAAAATCTGAAAAAAAAACAACAAAAGGCTCCAAGCCGCGCGAAAAATCCGTCGGAAGAAAAGATGAGATTCTCAATCAGTATGTTCAAGAAGATGTCTATCATTACTTACCTGATGAAGAACAAGTCTGTCATGATTGTCACCATCCATTAAAATTAATTGGTCCAGCTCAAGTACAACAAGAACTTGTGTTTGTTCCTGCTCATTTCAAATGTGTTAATCATCATCAAATGAGCTATAAGTGTGACCACTGCTCATCACAAGCGGATAAAGATCAATTTGTAAAATCTGAACTCCCTTCACTTCCTTTTGTGAATAGCTTTGGGTCGGCTTCTGTCGTTGCAGAGACGATTTATCAAAAATATGAATTAAAAGTACCAGCTTACCGCCAAGAAAACCATTGGAGAAAATTGTTATTACCTTTATCACGAACCACTATTTGTCGTTGGCATATTAAAGCCTGTGAGTATTATTTAGGCTTTATTTATCGAGCACTCCATGATGAAATACTCATGCATGATATTGCGCATATGGATGAGACCACCTTCCGTGTCCTAGAAAGTGACAAGCAACAAACTTTTTATTGGATACTTCAAAGCTCGCAACATCATGACCATAAAGTCGTGTATTTCTCCCACCAAGATGGGCGTGGAAGTGATAAGTTTAAGGAAGTCATTGGTAGCTTCGAAGGGACGATACACTGTGATATGTATGCGGTCTATCGCAGTGCTGATGAGTCAACCGAGAACCTAGAGTTGGCAGGTTGTTGGGCACATCTAAGGCGAAAATTCTTTGAAGCGAGTAGAGTTTCCAAAGGATTACCTAAGACAACAGCCGATGAGATTCTCACTATGATAAATACTATCTTTAGAAAGGAACGTGAATGGAAAGAGTTATCCATTGAGGAACGATTTAAGAAAAGGCAATTCATTCTTAAACGATTAATGGACAATCTCTTCAACTACATTGATCAGTGTGCTGCCAACACCATCCTGAAAGACAAACTGAGTAAAGCGTTTAGTTATGCCAAAGAGTATAAAGCGTATTTCTACAACGTTTTAAAGGATGGGCGCTTAGAGCTTAGTAATAATGCAGCAGAACGCTCCATACGCACTGTAGTGATGGGACGAAATAATTATAAATTTGCGGCTACTTTTAACGGTGCTCAAGCAGGTGCAGTTATTCTCTCACTGATTGAGACAGCTAAATTACATGGTTTAGACGCAAAACAATACATTCAGTATCTTCTGACACACCTACCGAATGAGAGTGATTTAGCGACAGCTACATTAGATCAATATATGCCTTGGTCTAATGAAATCAAAGAAGCCTGTTCTGCACAAACGGTGATTGGTGATGTCGTTGAAGAAAAAACAGCTTAA
- a CDS encoding CPBP family intramembrane glutamic endopeptidase, producing the protein MSDTLTVSNRRWSPWIRAIFGFVLYFIVSFVPGILLSPLSELMDYEIFVMVAAPIALIIEILFIYLLMRYIDRRPFSILQLKFDGHALKTFALVFLATGVIYSLGAILANYFFPIEWDVPIEARKTWAMLVPAFFSAFFVQGIPEEIMFRAYLPQTLVTTPIKTMLISSIMFMLLHFLFVFSLSGIELIIEFFYPFAFGMFAFVTRYITRTTWAAIAVHGGIHMFRNVFEIQGYFPYMYSSLFIGLFFFISAMVFFYIHREKFTAENNQLEY; encoded by the coding sequence ATGTCCGATACATTAACTGTTTCAAATCGTCGTTGGTCGCCTTGGATACGTGCTATTTTCGGTTTTGTCCTTTACTTTATTGTTTCCTTTGTCCCTGGTATACTTTTGTCACCGCTAAGTGAGTTAATGGATTATGAAATATTTGTGATGGTCGCAGCACCTATTGCCTTAATAATCGAAATCCTCTTTATTTATTTGTTGATGCGCTATATTGATCGCAGACCCTTTAGTATTTTACAACTCAAATTCGATGGACATGCCCTGAAAACTTTTGCTCTAGTCTTTTTAGCTACAGGCGTCATCTATTCCTTAGGTGCCATTCTAGCAAACTATTTTTTTCCAATAGAATGGGACGTACCCATTGAGGCACGTAAAACCTGGGCGATGTTAGTACCAGCTTTTTTCTCTGCTTTTTTTGTTCAAGGCATCCCTGAAGAAATCATGTTTCGTGCTTATCTGCCCCAGACCTTAGTGACGACACCCATAAAAACCATGCTCATCTCTTCAATCATGTTTATGTTACTACATTTTCTATTTGTGTTTAGTTTGTCTGGCATCGAGTTAATTATCGAATTCTTTTATCCATTTGCTTTTGGCATGTTTGCTTTTGTGACACGCTATATCACACGGACAACATGGGCTGCCATTGCGGTTCATGGTGGCATTCATATGTTTAGAAATGTCTTCGAAATCCAAGGTTATTTTCCTTACATGTATAGCAGCTTGTTTATCGGCTTATTTTTCTTTATTAGCGCCATGGTGTTTTTCTACATCCATCGCGAAAAATTTACAGCTGAAAATAATCAATTGGAATACTGA
- a CDS encoding LacI family DNA-binding transcriptional regulator has product MATLKDVAKRANISKMTVSRVINHPQLVTSELRELVYQAMQDLNYQPNSAARALVSNRTMVIKVLILEQMDITEPYYMNLLTGISKQLDKYNYALQLVTENTVDLGQSDGLIVTGMKEPDYEWLQKFEKPLVVFGENNHNVPYVDSNNRKGAITATKYAMSRGYDHVVFVGLNVPERFEKEREKGYLEAIQASKTNHQPHIIRISNSSSKAEAMVRDELELIPNTCFVCGSDRIAIGIQQGLTALDKAHPEDYGIIGFDGVFLDQIASPKLTTMKQHIVEMGGAVVNQLMTLIDTGKLDQQAVYFDAELVVRQSTK; this is encoded by the coding sequence ATGGCCACGCTAAAAGACGTTGCTAAACGGGCAAATATATCTAAAATGACCGTGTCGAGGGTCATTAATCACCCCCAGCTTGTGACATCAGAATTAAGGGAACTTGTTTACCAAGCCATGCAAGATTTGAACTATCAACCTAACTCTGCCGCAAGAGCTTTAGTCAGTAATCGGACGATGGTCATCAAAGTGTTAATACTTGAGCAAATGGATATCACAGAACCCTACTATATGAATCTGTTAACGGGTATTTCTAAGCAACTGGATAAATACAATTATGCCCTCCAACTGGTGACAGAAAACACCGTTGATTTAGGCCAATCCGATGGCTTGATTGTGACTGGCATGAAGGAACCCGACTATGAGTGGTTGCAAAAATTTGAAAAACCGCTCGTCGTTTTTGGTGAAAATAATCATAATGTCCCCTATGTTGACTCAAACAATCGTAAAGGCGCAATTACTGCAACTAAATACGCTATGAGTCGTGGGTATGACCACGTAGTCTTTGTTGGCTTAAATGTGCCCGAACGTTTTGAAAAAGAACGTGAAAAGGGCTATTTAGAAGCTATTCAAGCCTCCAAAACGAATCACCAACCACATATTATTCGTATTTCTAATTCCTCGTCCAAAGCAGAAGCCATGGTTCGTGATGAGCTTGAATTAATTCCCAATACGTGCTTTGTTTGTGGCTCAGATCGCATCGCCATTGGGATTCAACAAGGATTGACGGCGCTAGATAAAGCACACCCAGAAGACTATGGTATTATAGGCTTCGATGGCGTTTTTCTCGACCAAATTGCTTCGCCTAAACTTACTACCATGAAACAACACATCGTTGAAATGGGTGGTGCCGTAGTTAATCAACTGATGACCTTGATTGATACGGGCAAATTGGACCAACAAGCCGTCTATTTTGATGCGGAGTTAGTTGTAAGACAATCCACCAAATAA
- a CDS encoding helix-turn-helix transcriptional regulator — protein MSNKIPLSSIRLLPFRMINHSLTAPTLPIYEEKHAHDYYEVVYLLRGGASLTIATDTIHIQPQQLILILPMTEHAIYKHTLDTTGLIFGYKLMPIFSGSDIYSEDGFVFFKDENNLFKHYAQLILKTDMSTLTGQYLLNSFIFQLHQIHADEHKMTYSSKIAFIMDQLTHYYTVPRYLTELAEMVDLTPSYLSQLFRQETGCTISEFLRDLRLKHACSLLMDTDLSINDIAITVGYRTPHNFSQQFIKQFGISPREYREGK, from the coding sequence ATGTCAAATAAAATACCTCTTTCTTCCATTCGTTTACTACCTTTTCGGATGATCAATCATTCTTTAACTGCGCCAACATTGCCAATATATGAAGAAAAGCACGCCCATGATTACTATGAAGTGGTGTATTTATTAAGAGGCGGAGCAAGTTTAACCATTGCGACTGATACCATACACATTCAACCGCAACAGCTAATTTTAATCTTACCAATGACTGAACATGCGATATATAAGCATACACTGGATACAACGGGCTTAATTTTTGGTTATAAACTAATGCCTATATTCAGTGGTAGTGATATTTATTCAGAGGATGGGTTTGTGTTTTTTAAAGATGAAAACAATCTGTTCAAACATTATGCTCAGTTAATATTAAAAACGGACATGAGTACTTTAACCGGTCAGTATTTGTTGAATAGTTTTATTTTTCAATTGCACCAAATACATGCGGATGAACATAAAATGACCTATTCCTCAAAGATAGCCTTTATAATGGATCAGTTAACGCATTATTATACTGTTCCTAGGTATTTGACGGAATTAGCCGAAATGGTTGATTTAACGCCTAGCTACTTGTCGCAATTATTTCGTCAGGAAACGGGTTGTACGATTAGTGAGTTTCTGCGTGATTTGCGACTTAAACATGCCTGTAGTTTATTAATGGACACTGACTTATCGATAAATGATATTGCGATAACTGTTGGTTATCGCACGCCACATAATTTTTCACAACAATTTATCAAACAATTTGGAATTTCACCGCGTGAATATCGTGAAGGTAAATAA
- a CDS encoding VOC family protein produces MNAVEFDFVVKDSLKAIELYQAIFEVNVLEKTNLNVGSNEVVFEIFGSRFHMLDENPDYQLFAPKEGQSQSFWFNVIVSNIDETYRKALDNGVKEIQAVTRLEEMGVSNAMFLDPFGYVWMLHEIHREVSFEDRVEILSDEFE; encoded by the coding sequence ATGAATGCCGTTGAATTTGATTTTGTTGTTAAAGATAGTCTAAAGGCCATCGAACTTTACCAAGCCATCTTTGAGGTGAACGTCCTCGAAAAAACAAACTTGAATGTAGGAAGTAACGAAGTCGTTTTTGAAATCTTTGGCAGTCGTTTCCATATGTTAGACGAAAATCCCGACTATCAATTGTTTGCACCAAAGGAAGGTCAGTCCCAAAGCTTTTGGTTTAATGTGATCGTCTCTAATATTGACGAAACCTACCGCAAAGCTTTAGATAATGGTGTTAAAGAAATCCAAGCGGTCACACGCCTAGAAGAGATGGGTGTCTCCAATGCTATGTTTCTTGATCCATTCGGTTATGTCTGGATGTTGCATGAAATCCATCGTGAAGTAAGCTTTGAAGATCGGGTGGAGATACTCAGTGACGAATTTGAGTAA
- a CDS encoding S-ribosylhomocysteine lyase — MAKVESFELYHNKVKAPYVRLAGTETHPSGAVIQKYDLRLLQPNQDAMPTGVVHTLEHLLAINIRDEIDGVIDISPMGCRTGFYMIVWGEHPISEVVSALENVLKKVDSYDTVPAMTAEACGNYRDHSLIGAKIYAQQVLDNQISHDPFERVFG, encoded by the coding sequence ATGGCAAAAGTAGAAAGTTTTGAATTATATCATAATAAAGTGAAAGCACCTTATGTGCGTTTAGCAGGCACAGAAACCCATCCAAGTGGGGCGGTCATTCAAAAATACGATTTGCGTTTGTTACAACCCAATCAAGATGCCATGCCAACAGGGGTTGTACATACCTTGGAACATTTGTTGGCGATTAATATTCGTGATGAAATTGATGGCGTCATTGATATTTCACCGATGGGATGCCGAACAGGTTTTTATATGATTGTTTGGGGTGAACATCCAATCAGCGAGGTTGTTTCAGCTTTGGAAAATGTGTTGAAAAAGGTAGACAGCTATGACACAGTGCCTGCTATGACCGCAGAAGCCTGTGGTAACTATCGCGACCATTCCTTAATTGGCGCCAAAATTTACGCCCAACAAGTATTAGATAATCAGATTTCACATGACCCGTTTGAGCGGGTGTTTGGGTAG
- a CDS encoding helix-turn-helix domain-containing protein, with amino-acid sequence MNSDKYIKYLQQYAGKYIVSDEAADFIFVFNGHVQIKTKDFQQPFDKGEFFIANKGEEVIFTHPSTDSLICLIRIDESLIKNEINIVGFHFLCNSVIQTTIDHTKTKNIVFNLIASEINEDNSIRKKGLYLTFLDSLMSKYLIKNASIQTKDDRMNDILDYIDAYYYRDLSLHQISKNFYMSSSYFSRYFVQETGKNYNKYLKEIRLNKSLELLSNSSEPITQIALQVGFSSAGTFNKSFKEKFHITPTEYRLKSREVVKVPDDFEIGKNLQMSNNLPNDDSFSDLNEDLNEELKKDSNIIEVSLIANQNDKIDFDSNHYMNIGSIDNLIDGTFQSHLKILGCLAGGISALIVAILNVKAYALGTGILGFFSLISPEGIGNDFWFGILVSIISFVLALVGTYLFGWSKEADLKFES; translated from the coding sequence TTGAATTCTGATAAATATATTAAATATTTACAACAGTATGCTGGAAAGTATATCGTTTCTGATGAAGCAGCGGATTTTATTTTCGTTTTTAATGGTCACGTTCAGATTAAAACAAAAGATTTTCAACAGCCATTTGATAAAGGCGAATTCTTTATTGCAAACAAAGGTGAGGAAGTAATTTTTACTCATCCATCAACGGATTCTTTAATTTGTTTGATTCGTATTGATGAAAGTTTAATAAAAAATGAGATAAATATCGTTGGCTTTCATTTTTTATGTAATTCTGTCATTCAGACGACAATTGATCATACAAAAACAAAAAACATCGTGTTTAATCTCATTGCATCAGAAATTAACGAGGATAATTCTATTAGAAAGAAAGGACTGTACTTAACTTTCTTAGATAGTCTGATGTCAAAATACTTAATCAAAAATGCTTCAATTCAAACGAAAGATGACCGCATGAATGACATTTTAGACTATATTGATGCCTACTATTATAGGGATTTATCATTACATCAAATCTCAAAAAACTTTTACATGTCTAGCTCATATTTTTCAAGGTATTTTGTTCAAGAAACAGGAAAGAATTATAATAAATACCTCAAAGAGATTAGATTGAATAAATCCTTAGAATTATTATCTAATTCATCCGAGCCAATTACTCAAATAGCGCTACAAGTGGGATTTTCTAGTGCAGGTACTTTCAATAAATCATTCAAAGAAAAATTTCATATAACACCTACAGAGTATCGATTAAAGAGTCGTGAAGTTGTTAAAGTGCCTGATGATTTTGAAATAGGTAAAAATCTGCAAATGAGTAATAATCTACCTAATGATGATAGCTTTAGTGATTTAAACGAAGATTTAAATGAAGAATTAAAAAAAGATTCAAATATAATAGAAGTTTCACTGATAGCAAATCAAAATGATAAAATTGATTTTGATAGCAACCATTACATGAATATTGGATCCATTGATAATTTGATTGATGGAACATTCCAAAGTCATTTAAAAATTCTTGGCTGTTTAGCTGGGGGGATTAGTGCTTTAATCGTAGCGATTCTAAATGTAAAAGCCTATGCTTTAGGTACAGGTATTCTTGGATTCTTTTCTTTAATAAGTCCAGAAGGTATTGGTAATGATTTTTGGTTTGGAATTTTGGTTTCAATTATTTCATTTGTCTTAGCTCTAGTAGGAACGTATTTATTTGGTTGGTCAAAAGAAGCTGATTTAAAATTTGAAAGTTAA